A window from Plasmodium chabaudi chabaudi strain AS genome assembly, chromosome: 11 encodes these proteins:
- a CDS encoding DnaJ protein, putative, with product MIKRKIYFTLVILAVLSTVQIDKKWNKYANAWFGRGEPEDDDYNHTKLYKVLEVDRYASTEEIKKAYRKLSKIYHPDKAKDKNSNNRFNEIAEAYEILSDEEKRRAYDHYGLEAAKNVESNKMDDDPSDHFNIYESFFGGGFRREEVKKAESLILPIELNLEQLYKGDIFSVYYTRDVKCIRSDDCIKKKKECSGKGYRTVTQQVAPGFIMQNKIRDDNCIDRGKAWDSNCSYCPNGLIEEKSIELTLEIEPGTKNNDKILFEKKGKQQIGHENGDLIFLVQTKNHKVYERKNNDLHQTYQISLKDALIGFSKDIHHISGTPIHITKNTVTFHNEVLKVQNKGMPIKNSSQYGNLYIKFLVQFPDQLTEKQKQAIADLF from the coding sequence AtgataaaaagaaaaatatattttacgcTAGTTATTTTAGCTGTTTTAAGCACAGTACAAATcgataaaaaatggaataaatatgcaaatgCATGGTTTGGGCGTGGGGAACCAGAAGATGATGATTATAAccatacaaaattatataaggTGCTAGAAGTAGATCGATATGCAAGTActgaagaaataaaaaaggctTATAGGAAATTAtccaaaatatatcatcCAGATAAAGCAAAAGATAAAAACTCAAATAATCGTTTTAATGAAATAGCTGAAGcttatgaaatattaagtgatgaagaaaaaagaagGGCGTATGATCATTATGGATTAGAGGCCGCAAAGAATGTGGAAAGTAATAAAATGGATGATGATCCATCAGatcattttaatatttatgaaagtTTTTTTGGTGGCGGTTTTAGAAGAGAAGAAGTTAAAAAAGCAGAAAGTCTAATATTACCAATAGAATTGAATTTAgaacaattatataaaggAGATATATTTTCGGTATATTATACAAGGGATGTAAAATGCATAAGAAGTGATGACTgtattaagaaaaaaaaagaatgtaGTGGAAAAGGGTATAGGACAGTAACACAACAAGTTGCTCCAGGTTTTATtatgcaaaataaaataagagATGATAATTGTATAGATAGGGGGAAAGCATGGGATTCAAACTGCTCTTATTGCCCAAATGGATtaattgaagaaaaaagtATTGAATTAACATTAGAAATTGAACCTGGaactaaaaataatgataaaattttatttgaaaaaaaaggaaaacaaCAAATTGGCCATGAAAATGGagatttaatttttcttgtTCAAACAAAAAACCATAAGGTgtatgaaagaaaaaataacgaTTTACATCAAACATATCAAATTAGTTTAAAGGATGCTTTAATTGGATTCTCAAAAGATATACATCATATTAGTGGTACACCTATTCATATAACCAAAAATACCGTCACTTTTCATAATGAAGTTCTTAAAGTACAAAATAAAGGTATGCCGATTAAAAATTCAAGTCAATATGGCAATCTTTACATTAAATTTTTGGTACAATTTCCTGATCAGTTAACAGAGAAACAAAAACAAGCCATTGCCGATTTGTTCTAA